The following proteins are encoded in a genomic region of Methylobacterium tardum:
- a CDS encoding MFS transporter, whose amino-acid sequence MSAHDRSGWAVFGIGDFRLFGAARFLTGLAYQMQAVAIGWFVYDLTHSALALGFVGLAGFLPAVLCALITGHVADAYDRRLVGAAAFALQSGASLGLLAYALAGYQSVWPIYALVILVGTARAFANPALQALLPTLVPGPQFSSAIAWNASLWQSASVMGPALGGFLYALGPAVVFGGAGGSFALASLLTLLIRFRPAAMSERPPITWAALSAGIDYIRSQPVVLGAISLDLFTVLLGGATALLPIYAGEVLHVGPLGLGALRSMPAFGAVAMAVLLANYPLRRHAGVRMLRAAAVFGAAIVVFGLSTSLPLSMVCLFVTGAADMISVYVRQTFVQGETPDAMRGRVSAVNTVFIGASNELGEFESGLLAAAVGAVPAVVIGGAATIGVALLWGRLFPALKARDRLMVQG is encoded by the coding sequence ATGTCCGCACATGATCGCTCCGGCTGGGCCGTCTTCGGCATCGGCGACTTCCGCCTGTTCGGCGCCGCCCGCTTCCTCACGGGCCTCGCCTATCAGATGCAGGCGGTGGCGATCGGCTGGTTCGTCTACGACCTGACCCACTCCGCCCTGGCGCTCGGCTTCGTCGGCCTGGCGGGCTTCCTGCCGGCGGTGCTCTGCGCGCTGATCACCGGCCACGTGGCGGACGCCTACGACCGGCGCCTCGTTGGAGCCGCAGCCTTCGCGCTCCAGAGTGGGGCGAGCCTCGGCCTCCTCGCCTACGCCCTGGCCGGGTATCAGTCGGTCTGGCCGATCTACGCCCTGGTGATCCTCGTCGGCACCGCCCGGGCCTTCGCGAACCCGGCCCTCCAGGCGCTGCTGCCGACCCTGGTCCCGGGACCGCAATTCAGCTCGGCGATCGCGTGGAATGCCTCCTTGTGGCAGAGCGCGTCCGTGATGGGACCGGCTCTAGGCGGCTTCCTCTACGCCCTCGGGCCCGCCGTGGTGTTCGGCGGGGCAGGGGGCAGCTTCGCCCTGGCAAGCCTGCTGACGCTGCTGATCCGCTTTCGGCCGGCTGCGATGAGCGAGCGGCCGCCGATCACCTGGGCGGCGCTCTCGGCCGGCATCGACTACATCCGCTCGCAGCCGGTGGTGCTCGGCGCGATCAGCCTCGACCTGTTCACCGTCCTCCTCGGTGGCGCCACGGCGCTCCTGCCGATCTATGCCGGAGAGGTGCTGCATGTCGGCCCCCTCGGCCTCGGCGCGCTGCGGAGCATGCCGGCCTTCGGGGCGGTCGCCATGGCCGTGCTGCTGGCGAACTACCCGCTGCGCCGCCACGCGGGGGTGCGGATGCTCCGGGCCGCGGCGGTGTTCGGCGCGGCGATCGTGGTGTTCGGCCTCTCGACCTCGCTGCCGCTGTCGATGGTCTGCCTGTTCGTCACAGGCGCGGCCGACATGATCTCGGTCTACGTGCGCCAGACTTTCGTGCAGGGCGAGACGCCGGACGCGATGCGCGGCCGGGTCTCGGCAGTGAACACGGTCTTCATCGGGGCTTCGAACGAACTCGGCGAGTTCGAGTCCGGACTTTTGGCCGCGGCCGTCGGGGCAGTTCCTGCTGTGGTGATCGGAGGCGCCGCGACGATCGGCGTGGCGCTGCTCTGGGGGCGGCTGTTCCCGGCCCTGAAGGCGCGCGACCGCCTGATGGTGCAGGGGTGA
- the tolB gene encoding Tol-Pal system beta propeller repeat protein TolB, which translates to MLNTPSVGRRPTSYAARLIALLVMLTGFLAGPAQAQLQLRIGGGNFQPMPIAIADFGGDPSLGGLVSGVVTNDLRRSGYFTPLDHARFPEQPNFDAAPNFEKWRATGIQGLVTGRVVRDGGRVKVEFRLWDVTSGQQMTGQQYGTDSANARRAGHLISDAVYTKITGLGPWFDSRIAFVDETGPKENRRKRLMVMDQDGANVRAITSGEMSIVAPRYSPATQDIAFMAQATGHQPRVQVINLETGSRQALGNVDSMSASPRFSPDGRKIVMSVQQGGNADIVTMDIASKAQHSITSGMAIDTSPTYSPDGAQIAFESDRGGSQQVYVMGADGSNPHRITFGAGSASQPAWSPRGDLIAYTRQRNGGFAICVSKPDGSGERVLTEGFHNEGPTFAPNGQYVLFFRDPGGQGGGKLFMVDITGKVEQPVPTPAYASDPTWSPLLAGR; encoded by the coding sequence ATGCTGAACACTCCCTCCGTCGGGCGCCGCCCGACGTCCTATGCTGCGCGCCTGATCGCGCTCCTCGTGATGCTGACGGGCTTCCTGGCGGGGCCGGCGCAGGCGCAGCTGCAACTGCGCATCGGCGGCGGCAACTTCCAGCCGATGCCGATCGCCATCGCGGATTTCGGCGGCGATCCGAGCCTCGGCGGGCTCGTCTCCGGCGTGGTCACCAACGACCTCCGCCGCTCCGGCTACTTCACGCCTCTCGACCATGCCCGCTTCCCGGAGCAGCCGAACTTCGACGCGGCGCCCAATTTCGAGAAGTGGCGCGCCACTGGCATCCAGGGGCTCGTCACCGGCCGCGTCGTCCGCGACGGCGGCCGGGTCAAGGTCGAGTTCCGGCTCTGGGACGTCACCTCCGGCCAGCAGATGACCGGCCAGCAATACGGCACCGACTCCGCCAACGCCCGGCGCGCCGGCCACCTGATCTCCGACGCGGTCTACACCAAGATCACCGGTCTCGGCCCGTGGTTCGACAGCCGCATCGCCTTCGTCGACGAGACCGGCCCGAAGGAGAACCGCCGCAAGCGCCTGATGGTCATGGATCAGGACGGCGCCAACGTCCGGGCCATCACCAGCGGCGAGATGTCGATCGTGGCGCCGCGCTACTCGCCGGCCACGCAGGACATCGCCTTCATGGCCCAGGCCACCGGCCACCAGCCGCGGGTCCAGGTGATCAACTTGGAGACCGGCTCACGGCAGGCGCTGGGCAATGTCGATTCGATGAGCGCGAGCCCGCGCTTCTCGCCGGACGGGCGCAAGATCGTCATGAGCGTGCAGCAGGGCGGCAACGCCGACATCGTGACGATGGACATCGCCTCGAAGGCCCAGCACTCCATCACCAGCGGTATGGCGATCGATACCTCGCCGACCTACTCGCCGGATGGTGCGCAGATCGCCTTCGAGTCCGATCGCGGCGGCTCGCAGCAGGTCTACGTCATGGGCGCGGACGGCTCGAACCCGCACCGGATCACCTTCGGCGCCGGCTCGGCTTCGCAGCCGGCCTGGTCGCCGCGCGGCGACCTGATCGCCTACACGCGCCAGCGCAACGGCGGCTTCGCCATCTGCGTGTCGAAGCCCGACGGCTCCGGCGAGCGCGTCCTCACCGAAGGCTTCCACAACGAGGGTCCGACCTTCGCGCCGAACGGCCAGTACGTGCTGTTCTTCCGCGATCCCGGCGGCCAGGGCGGCGGCAAGCTGTTCATGGTCGACATCACCGGGAAGGTGGAGCAGCCGGTGCCGACGCCCGCCTACGCTTCCGACCCGACTTGGTCGCCCCTCCTGGCCGGCCGCTGA
- the tolA gene encoding cell envelope integrity protein TolA, whose protein sequence is MEFRFDRKEPGVWISAGTHVALLALALFSVAAPALPEAQEGVPVEVITENQFSEITKGERQADKPMPNATSRADRKAEKFEDREPENSKTDAPTAPTRTAEMKLANAEEMPLRAEPDPQEVAQAAKAAQEKRDAEKAAEKAAEKAAKAAAEKAAAEKAAAAKAEAKAKAEAVAKAEAEKREQLEKLIEKQEAEAELAAQKAAAAKAKAEAAAKAEAAKEAAKKAADAKAKAEAEAERQKEIAEAKAEAEREKAEAAAKAKAEAAKAEAAAKAEAAAKAKAKAMADAKAKADAEAKARKQAELANKFNAGDIRSMLASKAPSQSTGATGQAVQKVAALGAATGNAQRLSPSLRDALVGLLQQQIERCYSAPPGAAQGVVLPVLDIRLNPNGSLSTEPRIMRGGASAVDQSIAQAALRAVRRCAPYNIPATYAPYYNDWKAINAEFEFTAT, encoded by the coding sequence GTGGAGTTCCGCTTCGATCGCAAGGAACCGGGTGTCTGGATCTCCGCCGGCACCCATGTCGCGCTCCTGGCGCTGGCGCTGTTCAGCGTCGCCGCCCCGGCCCTGCCGGAGGCCCAGGAGGGCGTGCCCGTCGAGGTGATCACCGAGAACCAGTTCTCCGAGATTACCAAGGGCGAGCGGCAGGCCGACAAGCCGATGCCGAACGCCACCTCGCGCGCCGACCGCAAGGCGGAGAAATTCGAGGACCGCGAGCCCGAGAATTCCAAGACCGACGCGCCGACCGCGCCGACCCGCACGGCCGAGATGAAGCTCGCCAACGCGGAGGAGATGCCGCTGCGCGCCGAGCCGGATCCGCAGGAGGTGGCGCAGGCCGCCAAGGCGGCTCAGGAGAAGCGCGACGCCGAGAAGGCTGCGGAAAAGGCTGCCGAGAAAGCCGCCAAGGCTGCGGCCGAGAAGGCGGCCGCCGAAAAGGCTGCGGCCGCCAAGGCGGAGGCGAAAGCGAAGGCCGAGGCTGTCGCCAAGGCCGAGGCTGAGAAGCGCGAGCAGCTGGAGAAGCTGATCGAGAAGCAGGAAGCCGAAGCCGAACTGGCCGCTCAGAAGGCTGCGGCCGCCAAGGCGAAGGCCGAGGCCGCCGCCAAGGCCGAGGCGGCCAAGGAAGCTGCCAAGAAGGCGGCCGACGCCAAGGCGAAGGCCGAGGCGGAAGCCGAGCGCCAGAAGGAGATCGCAGAGGCGAAGGCCGAAGCCGAGCGCGAGAAGGCGGAAGCCGCCGCGAAGGCCAAGGCGGAGGCCGCCAAGGCCGAAGCGGCTGCGAAGGCCGAAGCCGCCGCGAAGGCGAAGGCCAAGGCGATGGCGGACGCGAAGGCCAAGGCCGACGCGGAGGCCAAGGCGCGCAAGCAGGCCGAGCTCGCCAACAAGTTCAACGCGGGCGACATCCGCTCGATGCTCGCCTCGAAGGCGCCGTCGCAATCGACTGGCGCCACCGGGCAGGCGGTGCAGAAGGTGGCGGCCTTGGGCGCGGCGACCGGCAATGCCCAGCGCCTGTCGCCGTCACTGCGCGACGCCCTGGTCGGCCTGCTCCAGCAGCAGATCGAGCGCTGCTACTCGGCGCCCCCCGGCGCGGCTCAAGGCGTGGTCCTGCCGGTGCTCGACATCCGCCTGAACCCGAACGGCTCGCTCAGCACCGAGCCGCGGATCATGCGCGGCGGGGCGAGCGCGGTGGACCAGTCGATCGCGCAGGCCGCGCTCCGGGCGGTTCGCCGCTGTGCGCCGTACAACATTCCGGCCACCTATGCGCCGTACTACAATGACTGGAAGGCCATCAACGCGGAGTTCGAGTTCACGGCGACCTGA
- a CDS encoding ExbD/TolR family protein codes for MGMAAGASQGGKRRRRGRRGGPINEINMTPFIDVVLVLLIIFMVAAPMMTVGVPLDLPQSKASPLNSDVKPITLSIRQTGQVFLGEDELTDDTIVPKLMETAKTGTEERVFVRGDKRVDYGRVAQVMAIVTGGGFKKVALVTEPEHQ; via the coding sequence ATGGGCATGGCAGCGGGTGCGTCTCAGGGCGGAAAGCGCCGGCGGCGGGGCCGCCGCGGCGGCCCGATCAACGAGATCAACATGACGCCGTTCATCGACGTCGTGCTGGTGCTCCTGATCATTTTCATGGTCGCGGCGCCGATGATGACCGTCGGCGTGCCCCTCGACCTGCCGCAATCGAAGGCGTCGCCGCTCAATTCCGACGTGAAGCCGATCACCCTGTCGATCCGCCAGACCGGGCAGGTCTTCCTCGGCGAGGACGAGCTCACCGACGACACGATCGTGCCGAAGCTCATGGAGACCGCCAAGACCGGGACCGAGGAGCGCGTGTTCGTGCGCGGCGACAAGCGGGTCGATTACGGCCGCGTGGCGCAGGTGATGGCGATCGTGACCGGCGGCGGCTTCAAGAAGGTCGCTCTCGTGACCGAGCCTGAGCATCAGTAG
- the tolQ gene encoding protein TolQ codes for MNPADAMQAAPVADMTLLGLFLQAHFVVKIVMVGLLSASIWCWSIIADKTLLFRRTKAEMDAFEDAFWSGRSLEELFRSFNDRPATGLAAVFVAAMREWKRSFEGSGRQIQSLSQRIEKQLDVTIHREVERLESRLLFLASIGSAGPYIGLFGTVWGIMTAFTSIAASKNTSLAVVAPGIAEALFATAIGLFAAIPAVLAYNKLQAEVSKAQSRLESFADEFSAILSRQIDERLPLAA; via the coding sequence ATGAACCCAGCCGACGCGATGCAGGCCGCGCCTGTCGCCGACATGACGCTGCTCGGTCTGTTCCTGCAGGCCCACTTCGTCGTGAAGATCGTGATGGTCGGGCTGCTCAGCGCCTCGATTTGGTGCTGGTCGATCATCGCCGACAAGACCCTGCTGTTCCGCCGGACCAAGGCCGAGATGGACGCGTTCGAGGACGCGTTCTGGTCCGGCCGCTCCCTGGAGGAGCTGTTCCGCTCGTTCAACGACCGGCCGGCCACGGGGCTCGCCGCGGTGTTCGTGGCCGCGATGCGCGAGTGGAAGCGCTCGTTCGAAGGCTCGGGCCGTCAGATCCAGTCCCTGTCACAGCGCATCGAGAAGCAGCTCGACGTCACCATTCACCGCGAGGTCGAGCGGCTGGAATCGCGCCTGCTGTTCCTCGCGTCGATCGGCTCGGCCGGTCCGTATATCGGCCTGTTCGGCACGGTCTGGGGCATCATGACCGCGTTCACGTCGATCGCCGCCTCGAAGAATACCTCGCTGGCGGTCGTCGCTCCCGGCATCGCCGAGGCTCTGTTCGCCACCGCCATCGGCCTGTTCGCGGCGATCCCGGCGGTGCTCGCCTACAACAAGCTCCAGGCCGAGGTCTCGAAGGCCCAGTCGCGGCTGGAGAGCTTCGCCGACGAGTTCTCCGCCATCCTCTCCCGCCAGATCGACGAGCGGCTGCCGCTCGCCGCCTGA
- a CDS encoding HpcH/HpaI aldolase family protein — translation MTLPVPSLPELLPTGPARFLGWSMIADPLVAGALARAGFDAVLLDQQHGSYDYRSCCAAITEVALAGKSTLVRVPVGDFAMVSRMLDAGAAGIVAPMINTVADAEALAAAAKFTPVGQRSWGPDRAMWLSGLRDSSAYLAEANGRALTIAMCETEGAIADLQAILAVPGIDGVLVGPADLSIALSKGTAFDPLGAAVSAALAEIARKTRAAGKIPCAFAPSPTRAREMVGMGYQLVSVEYDAMTIVNAFARVLREADPSRAG, via the coding sequence ATGACCCTCCCCGTTCCCAGTCTGCCCGAATTGCTGCCCACCGGACCGGCGCGGTTCCTGGGCTGGTCCATGATCGCGGATCCGCTGGTGGCCGGTGCCCTGGCGCGGGCCGGCTTCGACGCCGTGCTCCTGGACCAGCAGCACGGGAGCTACGATTACCGATCCTGCTGCGCCGCGATCACCGAGGTCGCCCTCGCCGGAAAATCGACCCTGGTGCGCGTCCCGGTGGGCGACTTCGCCATGGTCTCCCGCATGCTCGACGCGGGCGCCGCCGGGATCGTCGCCCCGATGATCAACACGGTGGCCGACGCAGAGGCGCTGGCCGCGGCCGCGAAGTTCACACCGGTCGGCCAGCGGAGCTGGGGCCCGGACCGCGCCATGTGGTTGTCGGGTCTCCGGGACAGCTCCGCATATCTCGCGGAGGCCAATGGGCGCGCCCTGACGATCGCCATGTGCGAGACCGAGGGGGCGATCGCGGATCTCCAGGCGATCCTGGCCGTGCCGGGCATCGACGGCGTGCTGGTCGGTCCCGCCGACCTGTCGATCGCGCTCTCAAAGGGCACGGCCTTCGATCCCCTCGGCGCCGCGGTCAGCGCCGCCCTCGCCGAGATCGCGCGCAAGACGCGTGCGGCGGGGAAGATCCCGTGCGCCTTCGCGCCGTCGCCGACGCGGGCGCGGGAGATGGTCGGAATGGGCTACCAGCTCGTCTCGGTCGAGTACGATGCGATGACGATCGTCAACGCCTTCGCCCGGGTGCTGCGCGAGGCCGATCCGTCACGGGCCGGCTGA
- the ybgC gene encoding tol-pal system-associated acyl-CoA thioesterase yields MIAAEPANDDPAHSGGSPHRLPVRVYYEDTDFSGFVYHASYLRFLERGRTELLRDLAGDQSKLHREARGLVFVVRRMSLDFIRPARMDDLLTILTRTRVLRGASMQLAQEVRRGGELLVAAEVTVACVRDGRAVRLPDGLRQRFASAPAD; encoded by the coding sequence ATGATTGCAGCAGAGCCCGCGAACGACGATCCGGCCCACTCAGGAGGCTCGCCGCATCGGCTCCCGGTGCGCGTCTATTACGAGGACACCGATTTCTCGGGCTTCGTCTATCACGCGAGCTATCTCAGGTTCCTCGAGCGGGGGCGCACGGAACTGCTCCGCGACCTCGCCGGTGACCAGTCGAAACTCCACCGCGAGGCGCGCGGCCTCGTCTTCGTGGTGCGTCGGATGAGCCTCGATTTCATCCGTCCGGCCCGGATGGACGACCTGCTGACGATCCTCACCCGCACGCGCGTCCTGCGCGGTGCCTCGATGCAGCTGGCCCAGGAGGTTCGGCGCGGCGGCGAACTTCTGGTCGCGGCGGAGGTCACGGTCGCCTGCGTGCGCGACGGCCGTGCGGTCCGCCTGCCGGACGGCCTGCGGCAGCGCTTTGCGTCCGCTCCGGCCGATTAG
- a CDS encoding DUF4142 domain-containing protein: MKKMTLAVLGLSAVFSAPAFAQDALPIRVSPFANQDGVGAAATETPAFRAEALRSDAASIEASRIALQRSRNPHVRNYANRVLVERKATTDALLPPNTSLSRNGSVVSDNQGIRTDLSNPVGLVLAPVTIAANIGTGIVGGALGAVGIADNSPAEPGRRVALGERGQARLAQLQSAPRGRAFDRTYIDQQARSDARTLALYDSYAKSGDNAQGRRFATEALPYIADEHAHSASLAARIGG; this comes from the coding sequence ATGAAGAAGATGACGCTCGCCGTTCTCGGCCTCTCGGCCGTGTTCTCTGCGCCGGCCTTCGCGCAGGATGCTCTGCCGATCCGCGTGTCTCCGTTCGCCAACCAGGACGGTGTCGGCGCCGCCGCGACCGAGACCCCGGCCTTCCGCGCCGAGGCTTTGCGCTCGGACGCCGCCAGCATCGAGGCGAGCCGCATCGCTCTGCAGCGGTCGCGCAACCCGCACGTCCGCAACTACGCCAACCGCGTCCTGGTCGAGCGCAAGGCCACCACCGACGCGCTGCTGCCGCCGAACACCTCCCTGTCGCGCAACGGCTCGGTGGTCTCGGATAACCAGGGCATCCGGACCGATCTGAGCAACCCGGTCGGGCTCGTGCTCGCCCCGGTGACGATCGCGGCCAATATCGGCACCGGCATCGTCGGGGGCGCCCTGGGTGCGGTCGGCATCGCCGACAACAGCCCGGCTGAGCCGGGTCGCCGTGTGGCCCTCGGCGAGCGTGGTCAGGCGCGCCTTGCGCAGCTCCAGTCCGCCCCGCGGGGCCGCGCGTTCGACCGGACCTACATCGACCAGCAGGCTCGGTCCGATGCCCGGACGCTGGCGCTGTACGATTCCTACGCGAAGTCGGGTGACAACGCGCAGGGCCGTCGCTTCGCCACCGAAGCCCTGCCCTACATTGCCGACGAGCACGCCCACTCGGCGAGCCTCGCGGCCCGCATCGGCGGCTGA
- the ruvB gene encoding Holliday junction branch migration DNA helicase RuvB: MSKPKPPTNALLTPEKRTEDVDQTIRPLSLSEFIGQRAARANMQIFIEAAKKTGQALDHVLFVGPPGLGKTTLAQIVARELGVNFRSTSGPVIAKAGDLAAQLTNLDERDVLFIDEIHRLNPAVEEILYPAMEDYQLDLIIGEGPAARSVKIELPKFTLVGATTRAGLLTTPLRDRFGIPIRLEFYEIGELEQIVARGARVLGLGMSAEGANEIARRARGTPRIAGRLLRRVRDFAVVAEAETVTRAIADRALQLLDVDGAGLDVMDRKYLSLIARSFGGGPVGIETIGAALSEPRDAIEDIIEPYLIQRGFVQRTPRGRILTKHAYRHLGLAVPKRDPAGQLGLLEDNED; this comes from the coding sequence ATGAGCAAGCCGAAGCCCCCGACCAACGCCCTCCTGACGCCGGAGAAGCGCACCGAGGACGTCGATCAGACGATCCGCCCGCTGAGCCTGTCCGAGTTCATCGGCCAGCGGGCGGCGCGGGCGAACATGCAGATCTTCATCGAGGCGGCGAAGAAGACCGGTCAGGCGCTCGACCACGTGCTGTTCGTCGGCCCGCCGGGCCTGGGCAAGACCACGCTGGCCCAGATCGTGGCGCGCGAGCTCGGGGTGAACTTCCGCTCGACGTCGGGTCCGGTGATCGCCAAGGCCGGGGATCTCGCCGCGCAGCTGACCAACCTCGACGAGCGCGACGTGCTGTTCATCGACGAGATCCACCGGCTCAACCCGGCGGTCGAGGAGATCCTCTACCCGGCCATGGAGGATTACCAGCTCGACCTGATCATCGGCGAGGGCCCGGCGGCGCGCTCGGTCAAGATCGAGCTGCCCAAGTTCACGCTGGTCGGCGCCACGACGCGGGCGGGCCTGCTGACGACGCCGCTGCGCGACCGGTTCGGGATCCCGATCCGGCTGGAGTTCTACGAGATCGGCGAGCTGGAGCAGATCGTGGCGCGCGGCGCGCGGGTCTTGGGCTTAGGGATGTCGGCGGAGGGCGCCAACGAGATCGCCCGGCGGGCGCGGGGCACGCCGCGGATCGCGGGGCGGCTGCTGCGGCGGGTGCGGGACTTTGCGGTGGTGGCGGAGGCCGAGACGGTGACGCGGGCGATCGCCGACCGGGCCTTGCAGCTGCTCGACGTGGACGGGGCGGGTCTCGACGTGATGGACCGCAAGTACCTGAGCCTGATCGCGCGCTCGTTCGGGGGCGGGCCCGTGGGCATCGAGACGATCGGGGCGGCGTTGTCGGAGCCGCGCGACGCGATCGAGGACATCATCGAGCCCTACCTGATCCAGCGCGGCTTCGTGCAGCGCACCCCGCGCGGCCGCATCCTCACCAAGCACGCCTACCGCCATCTCGGCCTCGCCGTGCCGAAACGTGACCCGGCCGGGCAACTCGGGCTGCTCGAAGACAACGAAGATTGA
- a CDS encoding GGDEF domain-containing protein, producing MQIVIVDSSRVVLQIIASLIEPRGHDVHAFTDSAQALDFLAATPAVRVLITSLEVRPLCGLELCWSARLLAEGRGPLHVITMSSARNVRSLAEALDSGADDFIEKPPSAEELNARLRAAERLITMQEELIRLAETDPLTGSYNRRAFFNRARKAAEQSRRSGGVSAILLDIDHFKRINDEHGHDVGDVAIKAVADLISGAGIAGRLGGEEFAVILPGCGLSLALARAESLRVGVQALHILGSKGPIRLTCSFGVSSWVDGDSVEALIKRADVALYAAKSGGRNQVVPYQGHDGVAVAS from the coding sequence ATGCAGATCGTCATCGTCGACTCGAGCCGCGTCGTGCTCCAGATCATCGCCTCGCTGATCGAGCCGCGGGGTCACGACGTGCACGCCTTCACGGATTCCGCGCAGGCCTTGGACTTCCTCGCCGCGACGCCGGCGGTCCGGGTCCTGATAACAAGCCTTGAGGTTCGGCCGCTCTGCGGGCTCGAGCTCTGCTGGTCGGCGCGCCTGCTCGCCGAGGGGCGCGGCCCCCTGCACGTCATCACCATGTCGTCGGCGCGCAACGTCCGCAGCCTGGCCGAGGCGCTCGACAGTGGCGCCGACGATTTCATCGAGAAGCCGCCCAGCGCCGAGGAGCTGAACGCGCGGCTCCGGGCGGCCGAGCGCCTGATCACGATGCAGGAGGAACTGATCCGTCTGGCGGAGACGGATCCGCTGACCGGTTCCTACAACCGGCGTGCCTTCTTCAACCGCGCGCGGAAAGCTGCCGAGCAGAGCCGGCGTTCCGGCGGCGTTTCGGCCATTCTGCTCGATATCGATCACTTCAAGCGGATCAACGACGAGCACGGGCACGATGTCGGCGACGTCGCCATCAAGGCCGTGGCCGATCTGATCTCCGGGGCCGGCATCGCCGGCCGACTCGGCGGCGAGGAATTCGCCGTCATCCTGCCGGGATGCGGTCTCTCCCTGGCTCTCGCGCGCGCCGAAAGCCTGCGTGTGGGCGTTCAGGCGCTCCACATCCTGGGCAGCAAGGGCCCGATCCGGCTGACCTGCAGCTTCGGTGTCAGCAGCTGGGTCGACGGCGACAGCGTCGAGGCCCTGATCAAGCGTGCCGACGTCGCGCTTTATGCGGCCAAGAGCGGCGGCCGCAATCAGGTGGTCCCGTATCAGGGTCATGACGGCGTGGCGGTCGCCAGTTGA
- a CDS encoding LuxR C-terminal-related transcriptional regulator — MSTAVGVLILDEPQDLSATVRATLEHMPEFHTIGEADLEQAGAGSAVALIFLDEIRLADGIARLVGLKERQPNLRTLVAFGALTADDLRALLAAGADAFVARSKSPRDLGAALLALAEGSECLVPPEQPLPMPTGPGDSLGLTPREAEVLRFLSSGFSNKEVARRLALSVRTVETHRLNLRRKTQTGRLKDLVSLARQLGLAPVVDSGEQARRGTTSGPASSNDNSFRH, encoded by the coding sequence ATGAGTACGGCCGTTGGCGTCCTGATCCTGGATGAGCCGCAGGACCTGAGCGCGACTGTTCGCGCCACTCTGGAGCACATGCCGGAATTTCACACGATCGGCGAGGCAGACCTGGAACAGGCCGGTGCCGGGAGCGCGGTCGCGCTGATCTTCCTGGATGAGATCCGGCTGGCCGATGGGATCGCACGCCTCGTCGGTCTGAAGGAGCGCCAGCCGAACCTGCGCACGCTGGTGGCGTTCGGCGCCCTCACCGCCGACGACCTGCGCGCCCTCCTGGCTGCGGGCGCCGATGCCTTTGTCGCCCGCTCGAAGTCGCCGCGGGACCTCGGTGCCGCGCTGCTCGCGCTCGCGGAGGGCTCCGAGTGTCTGGTGCCGCCGGAGCAGCCCTTGCCCATGCCGACCGGTCCCGGCGACAGCCTCGGGCTGACACCGCGTGAGGCCGAGGTACTGCGTTTCCTCAGCTCGGGCTTCAGCAACAAGGAGGTCGCACGGCGGCTCGCCCTCAGCGTCCGGACGGTTGAGACCCACCGCCTCAACCTGCGCCGCAAGACCCAGACCGGGCGGCTGAAGGACTTGGTCTCTCTCGCGCGTCAGCTCGGCCTCGCGCCGGTGGTGGACAGCGGCGAGCAGGCCCGGCGCGGCACGACCAGCGGGCCCGCGTCGAGCAACGACAATTCGTTCCGGCACTGA